A stretch of the Lactuca sativa cultivar Salinas chromosome 9, Lsat_Salinas_v11, whole genome shotgun sequence genome encodes the following:
- the LOC128128442 gene encoding putative germin-like protein 2-1, with protein MTSHWLLFGLLVAGCSLAFASDPSPLQDFCVADQNSTVFVNGLVCKEARLVQADDFFYRGLQLMGNTSNAVGSAVTPVTVEELPGLNTLGISMARIDFAPQGINPPHTHPRATEILTVMEGRILVGFVTSNPQNRLITKELQKGDVFVFPEGLIHFQKNVGNGYAVAIAALSSQNPGVITIANAVFGSNPDIAGDILAKAFQVDINVVYQIQSKF; from the exons ATGACGTCTCATTGGCTTTTATTTGGTCTCTTGGTGGCAGGCTGCTCCCTTGCGTTTGCTTCGGACCCTAGTCCTCTTCAGGACTTCTGTGTGGCAGACCAAAATAGCACAG TATTCGTGAATGGCTTGGTTTGTAAAGAGGCGAGGCTTGTACAAGCTGATGATTTCTTTTATAGAGGACTGCAACTAATGGGAAATACATCGAATGCGGTTGGGTCTGCTGTGACTCCAGTGACCGTAGAAGAGTTGCCAGGACTTAACACTCTTGGTATCTCAATGGCACGTATTGACTTTGCACCACAGGGTATTAACCCCCCACATACACACCCTCGGGCCACTGAAATTTTGACTGTTATGGAAGGCCGTATTCTAGTCGGATTTGTCACGTCCAACCCTCAAAACCGACTCATCACAAAAGAACTTCAGAAAGGCGATGTTTTCGTTTTCCCAGAAGGCCTGATTCACTTCCAGAAAAACGTGGGAAATGGCTATGCTGTCGCTATTGCAGCTTTGAGTAGTCAAAATCCAGGTGTTATTACCATTGCAAACGCTGTTTTTGGCTCAAATCCCGATATCGCTGGAGATATTCTTGCGAAGGCCTTTCAAGTTGACATCAACGTTGTCTATCAAATTCAATCGAAATTCTAG